The following are encoded together in the Puniceicoccaceae bacterium genome:
- the flgC gene encoding flagellar basal body rod protein FlgC: protein MPGSQLTASALNAEKLRMQIIAQNIANANTTQTASGEPYRRQLVAFESVLNRSTGLEPSDPASHLQGVRVSGVFDDLSEFKRIYNPDHPHADESGFVALPNVETAMEMVDMIASSRSYEANLAVMKTSRQLAKQAMSINA, encoded by the coding sequence ATGCCCGGTTCCCAGCTCACGGCGAGCGCACTGAATGCAGAAAAGCTGCGCATGCAGATCATCGCGCAGAATATTGCCAATGCAAACACAACACAAACTGCCTCAGGGGAACCTTATCGACGACAGCTCGTTGCTTTTGAGTCGGTGCTCAACCGCAGTACAGGACTGGAACCTTCCGATCCTGCATCCCATCTGCAGGGAGTCCGGGTGTCGGGGGTATTTGACGATTTGTCGGAATTTAAACGCATCTACAATCCGGACCATCCCCATGCGGATGAATCGGGATTCGTCGCGCTTCCCAACGTGGAGACTGCAATGGAGATGGTGGACATGATTGCATCATCGCGCAGCTATGAGGCGAATCTCGCCGTCATGAAAACCTCGCGCCAACTCGCAAAGCAAGCCATGTCCATCAACGCATGA